Genomic window (Fundidesulfovibrio terrae):
GAATCGGACAGAGCGCCCACCACGCCGAACATGCCCACCGGCTTGGCGTTGGCCAGGTCGATGTTGGCGGGCATGTCGGTGAGCTTCTCCAGGAGTTCGAGCATCTTGGGGTCGCTCATCTTCTTGAGCAGGCCGATGAGGACGACGAAGCTGTCGCCCATGGCCTCGATGTCCTCGGGGCCGTAATGCTGCGCGATCTTGCCGCGGACTTCCAGCATCGCCTCGTAGGTGCGGAACACGCCCTTCTGCTCCAGGGTGCCCAGGTAGCGCACCGTGTTGTGCAGGGCGGACTTCATCATCGGCTCCATGGTGTGCCACATGTCGATGATGGTCTCGAGCGCCTCCATGGCCCAGGTCAGGTTCTTCACGTTGGTGAGGAACTTCTTGACCAGGGGCATGAGGTCTTCCAGCTGGAAGCTGTCCTCCACGTCCTTGAGCTCGTTGATCATGACGTAGAGAGCTTGCTTCATGATGGGGTTGAGATCCCGGACGAGATCGTCCATGGGCTCCCTGGCTTCCCGCATGACAGCCAGTTCGGCCTCTATCTTGCCGAGTTTTTCGAGAATGAGATCCTCTTTGCTCATGATCTCTTCTCCTAGAAGCCTTTGCCAGGCCGCTTCTTGCCGGCCATGAACATCTGGGGTTCGAGGGGCAAATCCTTACCCTTGAGCATGAGGTTGAAGTACACCCATTTGAACATCATCTTGCCCCAGTAGTTCATGTAGGACTCTTCCAGCAAGGCGAAGGGTCCGATTCCGGGGAACGGATATTTGCCCGGCAGAGGCTCGACCTTGTAGTTGAAGTCGATGAGGGCGGCCTTCTCGTAGCCGGTGACGATGAAGCAGTTGGAGTGGCCGTCGAACTCGGGGCGGGGCTCCAGGCCCTCGATGTCGCGGTGCAGGTTTTCCACCAGCACGTCGGCCTCGAAGTGGGTCACGGAACCGGCCTTGGAAGTGGGCACGTTGGTGGCGTCGCCCAGGATGTACATGTTCTCGTAATCCACCGACTTCAGGGTGTTGTGGTGGGTCTTCATGTAGCCCATGGGATCGCCGATGTCGGAGTCGATGATCACCTGGGAACCGAAGTTGGGCGGGATGGCCACCAGCAGGTCGTACTCGACCTCGTCGCCCTTCATGGATTCCATCACGCCGCGCTCGGCGTCGACGGCCGCGATCTCGAAGTTGGGGGTGATCTTGATGTTCTTCTCTTCGCAGATCTTGCCCAGGGCGGCGGCGGCAACCGGCTTGGTGAAGGCGCCGGTGAGCGGGGTGACCAGCTCGATCTCGATGTTGTGGCGGGTGCCTTCGGTCATGAAGAACCAGTCGGCCAGGAACAGGAACTCCAGGGGCGCGACGGGGCACTTGATGGGCATCTCGGCGATGTTCAGGACCAGCTTGCCCTTTTCGAACCGGGCCAGCTTGTGGGCCAGGTCCACCGCGCCGTTGGGGGTGTAGAAATCGTGGATGTTCTTCTTCCAGCCGTCCATCATGCCTTCGATCTCGTCGGGCATGATGCGGCAGCCGGTGGACACGACGATCCAGTCGTACTCGTACTTGCCGTTGGTGGTGGTGACGACCTTTCCAACGGGATCGACGTTGCTGATCTCTTCGTTGACGAAGTTCACGCCGGCCGGGATGAAGCCGGACAGAGGACGGATGCAGTCCTTGATGTCATAGATACCGAAAGGCACGAAGAGCCAGCCGGGCTGGTAGTGGTTGACCGTGTTGCGGTCGATGACGGTGATGCTCCACTCTTTCTCGTCCAGCTTCTGGCGCATCTTGTTGGCGATTATGCAACCGCCGGCGCCGGCACCAAGAATAACAAGCTTTTTCATGTCCTAACGGCTCCTCTGGTGGTTTGAAACCTAGGTTTTCCGATAACCCCCAAGCGTCCCTGGGGAGTCCCCAATTTCCGCGTACGAAGGCCCTAAAGCAAGGCTCGGGCCAGGGGGCGCGATCAAAAATAGTATAATTATATCAGTAATATAAATCCTAAAGACCACCCCAGGAATACCCGCCGGACAGCAACATCGGTTGACAACGACCATGGGGACACCCGCAAAACCAAGAAAAGGCGCGGACCGCCTGAAACGGCAACATTCGTTGTCACGTCAGCATTTGTTGCGGTACGTTTCGCTGCGGCCAGGCGCGCGCGAGCCGCTAAGGAGGAATAAACAGCCGGAACCGGCTCGGAATTTTAGTTTTTCTTTACTCCGGCGTCCGAAATGGACTATGGGAATGGCATGTTCGTACTCCGTTCGGACCTTCAGCCCCGGCGCGGGGCGATCACCAGACGAGGACACGCCGCATGACGCCCATGGACACATCCATCGCCGCCGCCCTCTCCCCATGGGAGCCGGGGGGCTTAAGCCTCTTCGTGTTCGCCGTGCTGGTGGGGGGGCTCATCGCCACCCTGCTGGTGCTGACCCGGCTGGTGAATCCGCCCAGGAGGAGCCCCGAGAAGGACCGGCCCTACGAGTGCGGGATCATCCCCACCGACGAGCCCGCCTTCCGCTATCCGGCCCCGTTCTCGCTGGTGGCCATGGTCTTTCTGATCTTCGATGTGGAAACCGCCTTCATCTACACCTGGGCCGTTTCCTTCGACGCCATAACCGCCGCGAGCTTCATGGGGATCGCCGTATTCATCGGCGTGCTGCTTTTAAGCCTCTGGTATCTCTGGCTCAAGGGAGGGCTCCAATGGGGCATGGCCAGCAGACGATGACCGCGCCCGGCTCGGCGCCGCAAAACGCGGTGGACCTCGCCGTGGACTGGTGCCGGGCCAACAGCCTCTGGCCGTTCTTCTTCGGGCTTTCCTGCTGCTTCGTGGAGGAGGCCACGGCCTTCACCTCCCGCTACGACATCGCCCGCTTCGGCTCCGAGGTGTTCCGGGGATCGCCCAGGCAGTCCGACGTGCTCATCGTGTCGGGCACGATATTCAAGAAGGTGGCTCCCATCGTGCTTCGGCTCTACGAGCAGATGGCCGAGCCCCGCTGGGTGATCTCCATGGGCTCGTGCTCCAACACCGGCGGCATGTACGACGTCTATTCCGTGGTGCAGGGCGTGGACCAGATTTTGCCCGTGGACATCTACGTGCCCGGCTGCCCTCCCAGGCCCGAGGCCCTCTTGCACGGCCTGATGGAGTTGCAGAAGAAGGTGAAGCTGGAGCGCCCGTCGCGATCCATCGTGGGGCTCTCCGGCGGCGTCCAGGGCGGGAGGACGAGCGAGCTGTTCGAAGGCGTCACCAAGGCCATGGACACGCGCGGCCCCGGCTTTACGGGCACGGCCGTGCGGGGAACCTCGGCCACGCCGCCCGGTTTCTCAGGCAGCCGCTCCCGGCTCATGTGGACGCCGCCCGCCGCGCGCATTGAGGTTTCCGGGCCGGACCGGTCACTGGCCGATGAACTCTCCGAACGCTTCGGCGAAGGCGTCGAGAGCCTGGAGCCCGTCTCGGACATGCTCACCCTGCGCGTGGCCCCCGAGACGGCCCACGACGTGCTGGCCTACCTGAAGACCCGACCGGCCTCGCCCTACCCCCGCCTGGAAGACCTGACCGCCATCGACGAGTCCGCCCGGCAGGCCAAGCAGGGCTACCCTGACTACCACCTGGTCTACACCCTGCTCAATTTCCGCAAGGCGTCGCGGCTTCGCATCAAGGTGCCCCTCGAGGGAGAGGCGCCGGACGCCGCCAGCGTCACCGACGTCTGGCCCACGGCGGACTGGTACGAGCGCGAGGTGCGCGACATGTTCGGCATCGGCTTCACCGGGCGCGCGCCCCTGAAGCCGCTGATCCTGCCGCCCAACTGGCCCGGGCATCCGCTGCGCAAGTCCCATCCGCGCCGCTCCACGGAAATGGCCCCCTTCACCCGGGAGGACCTGCCCTCCCTGGAGCCCGTGGACGCCACCGAACTGCTGGGGCGCGCAGCCGGCGAAGAGGAGATGTTCCTCAACTTCGGGCCGCACCACTATGGCACCCACGGCGTCATGCGCTACGTGCTGGCCCTGCACGGCGAGACCATAAGGGACATGGACATCGAGATCGGCTACCACCACCGGGGCGTGGAGAAGATCGCCGAGCACCAGTCCTGGCACCAGTTCATCCCATACACCGACCGCGTGGACTACCTGGCGGGGCTGGCCAACAACCTCTCCTACGTCACGGCGGTGGAGAAGCTGGCCGGGATCAAGGTGCCCGACAGGGCCGAGTACATCCGGGTGATGCTCTGCGAGTTCTTCCGCCTGTCGAACCACCTGCTCTGGTTCGGCACCTTCGTGCAGGACCTGGGCATGATGAGCGCGGTGTTCTACACCTTCCGCGAGCGCGAGATGGTGCTGGACTTCATCGAGACCGTCACCGGCGGGCGGCTGCATCCCTCGTGGCTGCGCATCGGCGGCGTGCCCCAGGACCTGCCCGACGGCTGGCGCGACCAGGTGGACCGGTTCGTGAAGATATTCCCCTCGCGCATCAAGGAGTACGAGGCGCTCTTCAGCAAGAATCCCATCTTCACCGCCCGCACCAAGGGCGTGACCCCGGTGTCGGCCGAGGACGCCGTGCAGTGGGGCATCACCGGCCCCAACCTGCGCGCCTGCGGCCCGGCCTGGGACCTGCGCAAGAAGATCCCCTACGGGGCCTATCCGGCCTTCGATTTCGAGGTGCCCACCGCCCACACCGGCGACTGCTACGCCCGCTATGTGGTGCGCATGGAAGAGATGCGCCAGAGCCTTCGCATCATCGAGCAGGCCGCCCGGGACATGCCCCCGGGGCGCATCATGACCGACGACTACCGCTACGTGCTGCCCGACAAGAAGGATGCGCTCAAGGACATCGAGAGCCTGATCCACCACTTCGTGAATTCGTCGCGCGGGCCCACCTTGCCCCGGGGCGAGGCTTACCACGCCACCGAATCGCCGCGCGGGGAGCAGGGCTACTACGTGGTCAGCGACGGGCTCACTTGCCCCTACCGGCTGCACATCCGCTCGCCGGGATACGCCAACGTGCAGGCCCTCAGGCACTACGTGCCGGGACACACCATCCCGGACCTGGTCGCCACCGTGGCTTCCATCGACTACATTCTGCCGGACATCGACAGGTAAGGAGACGCGCCCGCATGCTGCCCGAGGAACTGGAGCAAACTCTGCGCGACATGGTGGCCCACACGGACCAGCCCAGGGAGATGGCCGTGGACGTGCTCTACGCGCTGCAGAACCACTACGGCTACCTGTGCGACGAGGCCATCGAAGAGGCGGCCAAGCGCCTGGGCATGAGCCCCCTGGAAGTGGACGGGCTGGCCACCTTCTACGACTTTCTCTACCGCGAACCGGTAGGCCGCTACGTCATCCACGTGTGCGACGGCGTGGTCTGCTGGATGCACCGGGTGGACGGCGTGTTCCGCCACCTGCAGGACGTTCTCGGCATCGAAGTGGGCCAGACCACGCCCGACGGCATGTTCTCCATCCTGCCCACGGCCTGCATCGGCGACTGCCAGAACGCGCCCGGCATGCTGGTCAACGGCAAGTACTACGGCAGACTCACCAACGAAAAGATCGACGAGATCCTCGCCCGGCTGCGCGAACACGGCGAGGAGATCGTGGTGTGCAGGTAGGCCATGTCTGAACTCGTACTCTTCAGGAACCGCGGCAAGCGCCGCCACGTCCACCTGGACGAATACCGCGCCAACGGCGGCTACGAGGGACTGACCAAGGCCGTGACCTCCATGGCCCCGGCAGAGGTCATCAAGGAAGTGCTGGACTCCGGCCTGCGCGGGCGCGGCGGCGCGGGTTTCCCTGCCGGGCGCAAGTGGGGCGGCGTGTCCCTGGACAGCCCGCACCCGCGCTACATCCTGTGCAACGCCGACGAAATGGAGCCCGGCACCTTCAAGGACCGCATCATCATCAACGCCGACCCGCACCTCATCATCGAAGGCATGGCCCTGGCCGCCTACGCCATCGGCGGGGACAAGGGCGTGATCTTCATCCGCCCCTCCTACGAGCTCGAAGCGGAACTCATGACCATCGAGATCGAGGAGGCGCGCGCGGCCAATCTTCTGGGCAAGAACATCCTGGGCACGGACTTCAGCTTCGACATCATCGTGCACCGAAGCGGCGGCCGCTACATCTGCGGCGAATCCGGAGCCCAGCAGCGCGCGGTCATGGGCGTGCGCCCCAATCCCATCGAGACCGGCTACCGTTCCGCCGTGCGCGGCCTGTGGGACAAGCCCACAATCGTCAACAACGTGGAAACCCTGGCCAGCGTCCCCGGCATCATCCGAAACGGCGCGCAGTGGTTCAAGGACCTCTCCGCCACCCCCGGCGGAGACGGGGCCAAGCTCTACGCCGTGAGCGGCATGGTGGCCAACCCCGACTGCTTCGAGCTGCCCTCGGGCACCACCCTGCGCGAGATCGTCTTCACCCACGCCGGGGGGATGCTTCCGGGCAAGAAGTTCAAGGCCGCGCTGCCCGGCGGCACCTCCACCACGTTCATGTCCGAGAAGTACCTGGACCTTCCGCTGGACTTCCAGACCTTGCGCGACAACGGATTCCGCCTGGGCACCGGCGCGGTGATCGTCTTCGACCAGGACACGTGCCTGGTGGCGGCCACGCTCAACATGTCGCACTATTTCGCCCGAGAGTCCTGCGGCTGGTGCACCCCCTGCCGCGACGGCCTGCCGCTGGTGCTGGATCTGCTCACGCGCATCGAGAACGGCACGGGCACCGCGGAGGACGTGGCGGCCCTTCGGCGCACCGCTCAGCACATGGATTACGCCAACTGCGCCTTCGCCCCCGGGGCGGCCGCGCCGGTACTCGGCCTGCTGGACTATTTCATGGACGAGGTCATGGCCCACATCGAGGGCAAGGAGTGCCCGTTCGGCTCGCAGCCGGCCCTGCCCTGGCAAGGCGACCGCTACGCCGTCATCACCACCTGGCCCGGAGCGCCCGAGGGCAGTTGCCCAGGCGCGCGGCCCAGGCCCAAACCGAGGCGGATCGTCTCATGCCCGATCTGATCATCGACGGACTTTCCGTCTCCGTGCCTGAGGGCACCACGGTCCTCGAAGCGGCCGAGCAGGTGGGGATCATGATCCCGCGCTTCTGCTTCCATCCGGCGCTCGGGCCCGCGGGCTCCTGCCGCATGTGCGCGGTGATGTTCACCGACGGCCCCGTGAAGGGCCTGCAGATGAGCTGCATGGTCACGGCCAAGAACAGGATGGTGGTGGACACCGGACACCCCGAGGCCCTGGAGTTCCGCAGGCACATCGCGGAGCTGCTCATGCTGCACCACCCCCACGACTGCCCGGTGTGCGACGAGGGCGGGCACTGCCTGCTCCAGGACACCACCATCTCCTGCGGACACGGCATCCGGGAATTCAAGGGCAAAAAGCGCACCTACCGCAACCAGGAGCTGGGGCCGCTGGTCATCCAGGAGATGAACCGCTGCATCCACTGCTACCGCTGCGCGCGCTACTACCAGGAGTTCGCGGGCGGCCGCGACTTCGGCCCCGTGCGCATCGCCGGGGACGTGGCCTACGGCCGCTACGCCGAGGGCCCCCTGGAGAGCCCCTTCGCGGGGAATCTGGTGGAGGTCTGCCCCACGGGGGTGTTCACCGACAAGCCCTCGCGCCACAAAGCCCGCCACTGGGACCTGGAGCGAAGCCCCTCGGTGTGCCTGAGCTGCAGCCTGGGCTGCAACACCACCGCCTCGGCCCGTTACCGCTCCATCATCAAGATCGAGGCCCGGCACAACCCCGAGGTCAACGGGCATTTCCTGTGCGACCGGGGCCGCCACGGCTACGAATACGCCAACCTGGCCGACAGGCCGCGCTCGGCCCAGGTGGACGGACAGGACGTCTCCATGCAGGCCGCCATGTCCGAGGCCGCCAAGCGCCTGAAGGCCATCGTGGCCGAGCACGGGCCGGGCTCCGTGGCCTGCCTGGGCTCGGCGCGCCAATCGCTCGAGAGCCAGGCGGCGCTCAAGATGCTGGCCCAGAAAGCCGGGTGGACCGCCCCCGAGTTCACCTCGGGCAGCCACCGCAAGCTGAACATGCTCGCCGCCGTGGCCGGGCTCGGGCGCGACCTGCACGTGTCCATGAACGCCATCCCCACGTCGGATTGCATCCTGGTGGTGGGGGCCGGACCGCTCTCCGAAGCCCCCATGCTGGCCCTGGCCATCCGCCAGGCCGCCCGCAAGGGCGCGGCCGTGGCCGTGATCGACCCCAGGCCCGTGGAGATGCCGCTCGACTTTACGCACTTCCCCGCCCGCAGGCACGATATGGAGGCCGCCCTCGGGGCGATCCTGCGCCGGGCCTTTCCGGAGGCCACCCCCGAGGACGCCGGGTTCCTGGCGGCGCTTTCGCCGGATATGCCCGAAAACGCCGCCCCTCCCGGCTGGGAGGAGTTCGCGGCGAGACTGGCCGAAAGCGCCTTCCCGGTCATCGTGTGCGGCTCGGACATCGTCCGGCTCTCCACCCCGGCCCTGGCCGCGGCGGGGGCGAAGCTCCTGGCCAAGCGCCGGGGCCGGGCCGGATTCTTCCCGGTGCTGGCCGGGGCCAACGCCCACGGCGCGGCGCTCATG
Coding sequences:
- a CDS encoding complex I 51 kDa subunit family protein, giving the protein MSELVLFRNRGKRRHVHLDEYRANGGYEGLTKAVTSMAPAEVIKEVLDSGLRGRGGAGFPAGRKWGGVSLDSPHPRYILCNADEMEPGTFKDRIIINADPHLIIEGMALAAYAIGGDKGVIFIRPSYELEAELMTIEIEEARAANLLGKNILGTDFSFDIIVHRSGGRYICGESGAQQRAVMGVRPNPIETGYRSAVRGLWDKPTIVNNVETLASVPGIIRNGAQWFKDLSATPGGDGAKLYAVSGMVANPDCFELPSGTTLREIVFTHAGGMLPGKKFKAALPGGTSTTFMSEKYLDLPLDFQTLRDNGFRLGTGAVIVFDQDTCLVAATLNMSHYFARESCGWCTPCRDGLPLVLDLLTRIENGTGTAEDVAALRRTAQHMDYANCAFAPGAAAPVLGLLDYFMDEVMAHIEGKECPFGSQPALPWQGDRYAVITTWPGAPEGSCPGARPRPKPRRIVSCPI
- a CDS encoding DUF1641 domain-containing protein, translating into MSKEDLILEKLGKIEAELAVMREAREPMDDLVRDLNPIMKQALYVMINELKDVEDSFQLEDLMPLVKKFLTNVKNLTWAMEALETIIDMWHTMEPMMKSALHNTVRYLGTLEQKGVFRTYEAMLEVRGKIAQHYGPEDIEAMGDSFVVLIGLLKKMSDPKMLELLEKLTDMPANIDLANAKPVGMFGVVGALSDSEVKNGIGVAMEMVKALGKLK
- a CDS encoding NADH-quinone oxidoreductase subunit A, yielding MTPMDTSIAAALSPWEPGGLSLFVFAVLVGGLIATLLVLTRLVNPPRRSPEKDRPYECGIIPTDEPAFRYPAPFSLVAMVFLIFDVETAFIYTWAVSFDAITAASFMGIAVFIGVLLLSLWYLWLKGGLQWGMASRR
- the nuoG gene encoding NADH-quinone oxidoreductase subunit NuoG; the encoded protein is MPDLIIDGLSVSVPEGTTVLEAAEQVGIMIPRFCFHPALGPAGSCRMCAVMFTDGPVKGLQMSCMVTAKNRMVVDTGHPEALEFRRHIAELLMLHHPHDCPVCDEGGHCLLQDTTISCGHGIREFKGKKRTYRNQELGPLVIQEMNRCIHCYRCARYYQEFAGGRDFGPVRIAGDVAYGRYAEGPLESPFAGNLVEVCPTGVFTDKPSRHKARHWDLERSPSVCLSCSLGCNTTASARYRSIIKIEARHNPEVNGHFLCDRGRHGYEYANLADRPRSAQVDGQDVSMQAAMSEAAKRLKAIVAEHGPGSVACLGSARQSLESQAALKMLAQKAGWTAPEFTSGSHRKLNMLAAVAGLGRDLHVSMNAIPTSDCILVVGAGPLSEAPMLALAIRQAARKGAAVAVIDPRPVEMPLDFTHFPARRHDMEAALGAILRRAFPEATPEDAGFLAALSPDMPENAAPPGWEEFAARLAESAFPVIVCGSDIVRLSTPALAAAGAKLLAKRRGRAGFFPVLAGANAHGAALMNPDTATSFDDVLAGIDDGRIKALICMESDPVARFADHARIQAAIHKIDLLLCVDFLPSATRWQSHVFLPCETVFESGGSFINQEGRVQYASPAFAGGTPMALTLKNGHPPRTYAKGVPGSQPLPGWDLLAGLADALGCSFDAGFHPWRAVADASPALAGLAPERWPHDGALVLPDVAPGASLDARPSPIPPDLAADLIITEQAFGTEELSSYGTILKSLAPTPQVVLHTLDANTIELREEDFVLLSCGTGPVNCYLRMVDNMARSTVVLPRRHDSGWRHAVASGYTVQLELLRKHPAGPEEELP
- the sqr gene encoding type III sulfide quinone reductase, selenoprotein subtype, which codes for MKKLVILGAGAGGCIIANKMRQKLDEKEWSITVIDRNTVNHYQPGWLFVPFGIYDIKDCIRPLSGFIPAGVNFVNEEISNVDPVGKVVTTTNGKYEYDWIVVSTGCRIMPDEIEGMMDGWKKNIHDFYTPNGAVDLAHKLARFEKGKLVLNIAEMPIKCPVAPLEFLFLADWFFMTEGTRHNIEIELVTPLTGAFTKPVAAAALGKICEEKNIKITPNFEIAAVDAERGVMESMKGDEVEYDLLVAIPPNFGSQVIIDSDIGDPMGYMKTHHNTLKSVDYENMYILGDATNVPTSKAGSVTHFEADVLVENLHRDIEGLEPRPEFDGHSNCFIVTGYEKAALIDFNYKVEPLPGKYPFPGIGPFALLEESYMNYWGKMMFKWVYFNLMLKGKDLPLEPQMFMAGKKRPGKGF
- the nuoE gene encoding NADH-quinone oxidoreductase subunit NuoE; translation: MLPEELEQTLRDMVAHTDQPREMAVDVLYALQNHYGYLCDEAIEEAAKRLGMSPLEVDGLATFYDFLYREPVGRYVIHVCDGVVCWMHRVDGVFRHLQDVLGIEVGQTTPDGMFSILPTACIGDCQNAPGMLVNGKYYGRLTNEKIDEILARLREHGEEIVVCR
- a CDS encoding NADH-quinone oxidoreductase subunit B/C/D codes for the protein MTAPGSAPQNAVDLAVDWCRANSLWPFFFGLSCCFVEEATAFTSRYDIARFGSEVFRGSPRQSDVLIVSGTIFKKVAPIVLRLYEQMAEPRWVISMGSCSNTGGMYDVYSVVQGVDQILPVDIYVPGCPPRPEALLHGLMELQKKVKLERPSRSIVGLSGGVQGGRTSELFEGVTKAMDTRGPGFTGTAVRGTSATPPGFSGSRSRLMWTPPAARIEVSGPDRSLADELSERFGEGVESLEPVSDMLTLRVAPETAHDVLAYLKTRPASPYPRLEDLTAIDESARQAKQGYPDYHLVYTLLNFRKASRLRIKVPLEGEAPDAASVTDVWPTADWYEREVRDMFGIGFTGRAPLKPLILPPNWPGHPLRKSHPRRSTEMAPFTREDLPSLEPVDATELLGRAAGEEEMFLNFGPHHYGTHGVMRYVLALHGETIRDMDIEIGYHHRGVEKIAEHQSWHQFIPYTDRVDYLAGLANNLSYVTAVEKLAGIKVPDRAEYIRVMLCEFFRLSNHLLWFGTFVQDLGMMSAVFYTFREREMVLDFIETVTGGRLHPSWLRIGGVPQDLPDGWRDQVDRFVKIFPSRIKEYEALFSKNPIFTARTKGVTPVSAEDAVQWGITGPNLRACGPAWDLRKKIPYGAYPAFDFEVPTAHTGDCYARYVVRMEEMRQSLRIIEQAARDMPPGRIMTDDYRYVLPDKKDALKDIESLIHHFVNSSRGPTLPRGEAYHATESPRGEQGYYVVSDGLTCPYRLHIRSPGYANVQALRHYVPGHTIPDLVATVASIDYILPDIDR